Part of the Clostridium sporogenes genome, ATGTCCATTACAAAAGATTTTTCTGGTGATGATATAAGTCATATAGATTCTATAGATAAGAAAGTAAAAATAATATCAGAAGATGGAAAAGATGTAATGAATACAAGGGTATTAATAGATGCTATGTTTAAAGCTAAAGAAAAAGATCTTATAGTAATGTGTCACTCAGAGGAACATGATGTAACAAATCTAGATACTAGGCTTTCAGAAAATTTAATGACTTGGAGAAACATAACCCTTTCAGAATTTACAGGGTGTAAGGTCCATATAGCTCATGTAAGCACTAAAGAATCTATGGAATATATAAGTGATGCTAAAAAGAAAGGTTTAAAAGTAACTTGTGAAGTAGCACCACATCATATAGCACTTACAAATAAAATTTTTTATAGAGTAAATCCACCTTTAAGGGAAGAAGAAGATATAAAAGTATTAATAGAGGCAATAAAAGAAGATATAGTAGATTGCATAGGAACGGATCATGCACCTCATAGTAAAGAAGATAAGCTAAAAGGTAGTCCGGGAATATCAGGAATAGAAACTTCTTTTTCTACATGTTATACAAAATTAGTTCATAATAATCATATTAGTTTAAGCAAACTTTCAAAAATAATGTCTAAGAATCCAGCGGATATTCTAGGTGTAAATAAGGGAGAAATAAAAATAGGAAGAGAAGCAGATTTAGTTTTAGTAGATACAAAAGAAGAATATAAAGTAAAATCTGAAGAGTTTCATTCAAAAGGGAAAAATACTCCTATGGATGGTATGTGCCTTAAAGGAAGAATTAAAGTTACATTTAAAGCAGGATGTATAGTATATAGTGAATTTTAATAGAAAAAGAAAGGATGAATAAATTGATTATAGATAAATTGTATGAAA contains:
- a CDS encoding dihydroorotase, which translates into the protein MNELLIKNVNIIDWCQNFHGDIYIKNGIIEELGKDLNKNCEIFDGRGLTLLPSFIDMHAHFRDPGFTYKEDILTGSRAAVKGGYTMVNLMANTKPICSSNKEVEYVLEKGKEIGVVDIHQCMSITKDFSGDDISHIDSIDKKVKIISEDGKDVMNTRVLIDAMFKAKEKDLIVMCHSEEHDVTNLDTRLSENLMTWRNITLSEFTGCKVHIAHVSTKESMEYISDAKKKGLKVTCEVAPHHIALTNKIFYRVNPPLREEEDIKVLIEAIKEDIVDCIGTDHAPHSKEDKLKGSPGISGIETSFSTCYTKLVHNNHISLSKLSKIMSKNPADILGVNKGEIKIGREADLVLVDTKEEYKVKSEEFHSKGKNTPMDGMCLKGRIKVTFKAGCIVYSEF